One Littorina saxatilis isolate snail1 linkage group LG1, US_GU_Lsax_2.0, whole genome shotgun sequence genomic window carries:
- the LOC138975397 gene encoding uncharacterized protein: protein MRSSPHATCEHRSFSLRSESTMDLSDFSLQKLRLWSLDALKYFLSVRKLSVEGDFEQLVARSWAAFESDTPIDDEAEERERRLLDEYKRKLAVDGDVYPDPATFEDGWLTEETGRFSWPSIYISDISDYLKKTAASKTDLVHRLLNNYKEGKAYRYFRCEWVREILYHPVRQSAPCCILKAAVYPSMSIRNKPYRVWVMASKKCGDSAGGEIKTAHCTCPAGVLGSCNHIAGLLFRVEAAVKCGATDLRSTESLCSWVTPSGPVARKPRRWRDTHVASDVYGQKTPRGYKEKARLERKKFQPFSPEHNEILSNTTAMAQKLQTLFQEEASDSVFILTRLKQKPAQPDRPTLPQPIADLAGACATKEELKAAMSATPEVLAAVEEATRSQGDCAEWQRQRQGRITSSVFYNVHTKTETAKKQTGSGRHEQSTWLEDKVLGRGAAPLTVAMKHGLSLEPAAKRSYMQQVSKKHKKWSARDSGLVISHDFPFLASSPDLLTTCDCCGEGLCEVKCPETIKHQVPTVQNVPYLEEIDGKISLKKTHTYYGQIQGQMALTNRPCCDLFIFTEHGSLIVPVPFDEAFWQKMLPNLTWFWESRVAPALLQQSRPGNCPGTASCSSGQMEQEQSSSDHDSQRPSSPPLLLPNIPPLKRKRATRKNTKVSKKDTVLKVYRCGVCFKDISEEPEAFCDFSVKCDSCPEWYHLQCVGFVQGSEPGDEDCWDCLKCTDTV, encoded by the exons ATGCGCAGTTCACCCCACGCAACCTGCGAGCACCGGTCATTTTCACTGCGATCTGAGAGTACCATGGACCTGAGCGATTTTTCCCTGCAAAAACTACGGCTTTGGAGCCTTGATGCCCTTAAATACTTCCTGAGTGTCAGGAAGCTAAGCGTGGAGGGCGATTTTGAACAACTTGTTGCACG gAGTTGGGCTGCTTTCGAGTCGGACACCCCTATCGACGATGAAgctgaggagagagagaggcggctTCTTGATGAGTACAAGAGGAAGCTGGCTGTTGACGGGGACGTGTATCCTGATCCTGCTACTTTTGAGGATGGGTGGCTGACGGAAGAAACTGGTCGGTTTTCTTGGCCCAGTATTTATATAAGTGACATTAGTGACTACCTGAAGAAGACTGCAGCAAGCAAGACGGACTTGGTTCACAGACTGCTGAACAATTATAAAGAAGGCAAGGCCTATCGCTACTTCAGGTGTGAGTGGGTACGCGAGATACTGTACCACCCAGTGAGGCAGTCAGCACCATGCTGCATTTTGAAGGCTGCTGTCTACCCTTCGATGAGCATCCGGAACAAACCCTACAGAGTCTGGGTGATGGCATCCAAGAAATGTGGGGATTCTGCAGGAGGCGAGATCAAGACTGCACACTGCACCTGTCCTGCAGGGGTGTTGGGGTCCTGTAACCACATTGCAGGCCTCTTGTTCCGTGTGGAGGCTGCAGTGAAATGTGGTGCCACAGACCTGCGGTCAACTGAAAGTCTCTGCAGCTGGGTGACGCCAAGTGGGCCTGTGGCTCGAAAACCCCGCAGATGGCGGGACACCCACGTGGCCTCTGACGTCTATGGACAGAAAACGCCACGGGGGTACAAGGAGAAGGCCAGGCTTGAACGGAAGAAATTTCAGCCGTTCTCACCTGAACACAATGAGATTCTGTCCAACACAACTGCAATGGCTCAGAAACTACAGACTTTGTTTCAGGAGGAGGCGAGTGACAGTGTCTTCATACTGACTAGACTGAAACAGAAACCAGCACAACCAGACAGGCCGACTCTGCCTCAGCCCATAGCTGATCTTGCCGGGGCTTGTGCTACAAAAGAAGAACTGAAGGCAGCTATGTCAGCAACACCAGAAGTGCTAGCGGCGGTGGAGGAGGCGACAAGAAGCCAGGGGGATTGCGCTGAATGGCAGAGACAGCGACAAGGCCGCATCACATCCTCTGTGTTCTATAATGtccacacaaagacagagacagcaaaAAAGCAGACTGGCAGTGGCAGACATGAACAGTCAACCTGGCTGGAGGATAAGGTTTTAGGGAGAGGAGCCGCACCACTAACTGTGGCAATGAAGCATGGCCTGTCACTTGAACCTGCAGCAAAACGCAGCTACATGCAGCAGGTCagcaaaaaacacaagaaatggTCTGCACGTGACAGTGGTTTGGTAATCTCCCATGATTTCCCATTCCTCGCCTCAAGCCCTGACCTTCTCACCACATGTGATTGCTGTGGTGAGGGGCTCTGTGAGGTGAAGTGTCCTGAGACAATCAAACACCAAGTGCCAACTGTACAGAACGTTCCATACTTGGAGGAGATTGATGGAAAAATCTCCCTGAAAAAGACCCATACATACTATGGACAAATTCAAGGGCAGATGGCCCTGACCAACCGACCATGTTGTGATCTTTTCATTTTCACAGAGCATGGGAGTTTGATTGTTCCTGTTCCATTTGACGAAGCTTTCTGGCAGAAGATGCTTCCAAATTTGACGTGGTTCTGGGAGAGCCGGGTGGCACCTGCACTTCTTCAACAAAGTCGCCCCGGAAACTGTCCTGGCACCGCGTCATGCAGCTCTGGTCAAATGGAACAGGAACAGTCAAGCTCAGACCATGATTCGCAACGTCCCAGCTCCCCACCTCTTCTCCTGCCAAACATCCCACCCCTGAAACGCAAGCGAGCAACTAGAAAGAACACCAAAGTGTCCAAAAAGGACACTGTCTTGAAAGTCTACCGTTGTGGGGTCTGCTTTAAGGACATTTCTGAAGAACCGGAAGCCTTCTGTGACTTTTCAGTCAAGTGTGACTCCTGCCCAGAGTGGTACCACCTGCAGTGTGTCGGTTTTGTTCAGGGCTCTGAACCAGGGGATGAGGACTGTTGGGATTGCCTGAAATGTACTGATACAGTTTGA